The Abditibacteriaceae bacterium sequence AACATTGGCACCACCCAGGTGACGCTCGCTCACTCGGCTTCGCAGCCCACCCGTTGAAGGCGTTCGTGCCGCTGCACCCGAACCCGCAACGGGCGACGGCAACGTCGGCGGATCTAAAGAGTAGCCGTGATTCAGCTTAACCCCAGGGCTGTTGCCATCGGCAGCTGATAAATAGGGCTCGGTTGTTCCTGTTCCATCACTATCAGCAATCGCAACCATTTCCGCTGGGAACTCGATGGCGCTGTCCCTCGCATAATATGGCCCGCCATCCGCTGCGCTGCGGCTGTAGCTCAAGTAATGGTAGTTGTATCCGTAAGAAACATTCCGACCCAAGGCCCGCGCGTTTCCGGTGTTCGGACAAACATAAACCTGAACACTCTTTACATAGGGATAAATAAGGTGTGACCACTTGAGGTCATTGCGGTTCCATCCGGAGGGACCGTGCGCAACCGCCAAATCTCCCAAGTCTTGTGGTGATACATAACCGGGCAGACCACTTGTCGAGAAAAATGGAAAAATCCCATCCGCATCATCGGTATACATTCGAATTCCCATACCCAATTGCTTGAGATTCGATGCGCACGACGAACGACGTGCGTTTTCCCGGGCACGAGCAAAAACAGGGAATAGAATCGCCGCCAAAATTGCAATAATGGCGATTACAATCAAAAGTTCTATTAAAGTAAAGCCGCGCCGTCCACTCATTCTCATCTGTCTTTCTCCAATTCCGACACACTAGTCGGATTAAATGTAACGACCTAATTCCGAGTACGCAAGGGGGAATTATAATTTTTCTATACTTCGCGTGTGAATTTCGGCGAAAACCTCGATTGGGGAGTCGTAGGCGGTGGCATCGTCGGCCTCGCGTGTGCGTGGCGACTGGCACAGCACGGGGCGCGCGTCGTGCTCTTGGAACGCGGCAAAATCGGCGGGGAAGCCAGTTTCGTCGCAGCCGGAATGCTCGCCGCACAATGCGAGAACGCGTTTCATCCGCCATCACAATACGCCGACGAGCTTTTCCGTTTCTGCCTCCGTTCACGCGCGTTGTATCCCGATTTTTTAGCCGAATTACAAGTCGCGAGTGGCCTTTCTCTCGCCCGCGAACGTGGCATCTGTGCTGTTCCCTCGCCGCAAACAACCGAACCTTTTGCGCGCCTGCAGGCACAGAAAGCGTGCGGCCTGGCTGTTGAAAAATGCGAGTACGGTCGAAACGTGGCGTATTGGCTGCCCGATGAAGGCGCCGTCGATCCGCGCGAAATCGTGCGCGCGCTGGCGCTTGCGGCGCGGTCGGCTGGCGTTGCCGTTTTCGAAAACAGCGCCGTCGATTGGACGAATAATGAATTGCGCGCAAATGGCAACACCGTACGATGCGAACGCGTCCTGATTTGCGGCGGCGCGTGGAGTTCGGGGTTGCTAGGAGAAGTCGGCGCACCAGACGACTGGATTTCGCCGGTCGCGGGTCTTGTGCTTGCAACGCGCCCCGCGCAACGATTGCACCACGTTGTTTATTCCTCAGATGTTTATCTGGTGCCGCGCGCTGATGGCCGCGTAATTATTGGCGCAACAAGCGAAGATTGGGGCTTTGACAAACACGTCTCGCTCGCTGCCGCGCGACGATTGATGAACTCTGCAGCGCGACTGATGCCCGAACTGGAAGAAGCCCCAATTGAAGAGATGATTATTGGTCTGCGGCCTGTTTCGCGCGATGGCCTGCCGTTTATCGGGCCGATTTCCGAAAGGGTTTATGTCGCAGCCGGACATGGTCGCAACGGCGTTTTGCTCGCACCCGCAACAGCAACTCTGGTGGGCGAAGCCGCGAGCGGCGGCAATTGGAATGCGGCATTCTCGCCGGAACGAATTTTATGCGCATCACACTAAACGGCGAGCCACACGAAACCGCCGCACGAACACTGGACGATCTGGCGCGCGAGCAAAATGCGCCCGCGCGCGGCGTTGCTATCGCGTATAACGGTGCGGTCGTGCGCCGCGCCGACTGGCCGCAAAAACTGTTGGCCGAAGACGACCGGATTGAAATTATTCGCGCAGTGCAAGGCGGCTAAACAAAACGCGGCCAAGAATTGGCGTTTTGTTATTCTCAAGTACGGTCGAATTCGACCGTACTTCCATGAATAACAAACCTCTCATTATTGCAGGCCGCGAATTTACGTCGCGCCTTTGGATCGGCACCGGAAAAGGCGTCGCTTACCCCTTAATGCGCGAATGCATCGCCGCATCAGGAACTGAACTTGTCACTGTCGCGATTCGCCGCATTCCTTCGGATGAACCAGCGGGCGAAACACTTCTCGATTCGCTGCAAAATGTTGCGCTTTTGCCCAATACCGCGATGTGCTATTCGGTCAAAGACGCCGTTCTCACCGCGCAACTGGCGCGCGAAGCGTTGGAAACCAACTGGGTCAAGCTGGAAGTTATCGGCGATGAAAAGACGCTTTTCCCCGATAACGAAGGACTTCTGGAAGCTGCCAAAATTCTTGTGGCCGACGGTTTTGTCGTCTTGCCCTATTGCATCGACGATCCGGTGGTTTGCCGCAAGCTCGCTGATATTGGCTGCGCCGCTGTGATGCCTCTCGCCGCGCCGATTGGTTCCGGTTTAGGGTTGCGCAACACGACGAATCTGCAAATCATCATCGAGAATTCTTCGGTTCCAGTCATTGTTGATGCCGGTGTTGGCACAGCGTCCGACGCGGCAGTTGCGATGGAACTCGGTGCCGACGGCGTGTTGATGCAAACCGCAATTTACGGCGCGCGCGAACCCGTCAAAATGGCGCGCGCGATGAACCTTGCTGTCGAGGCCGGACGATTGGCCTTCGAAGCGGGGCGCATTCCCAAAAAGCTTTACGCTACAGCTTCGTCGCCCGTCGAAGGCGTTATCGCGGCGTAGTTAGTCGTGTATTATGTCTGAAGAGCCGGGATTGTAAGCGAGCGGCGAAATAATTCCCAATCGCTTCAGTTCCTGAACCAGACGCGACGCCTCGTTGAGAATAAGGTGCGACAATTCGCCGGTATCTTCGTGCGAATGCTTTTGCAACTGCAAAGCGAGAGCGCGTATTGAAGCAATCGGGCCGAGCAAGGCGTCTTCATTGGCCAGCGTTATGGGAAGCTTTACGGATGGCTCTGCTTCGGAAAATTTTTGTTGATGCTGCGCCGACGGCTCGATGCTGCTTGCCATGCATGGCTCAAAAGCATACGGCATCTTACCTGCGATGCGACATAACTCGGCTTTAATTGCCTTGTATAACGGCGTATCGTTCATGTCGCGGTCGCGGCTGACACCGTAATCGTCGGGATGAGTGCCGTAAAAAACCGGATCGGTCGATGCGTACGACACAAACATCAACGCGATAAATTGCTGAAAAATGTGGCGGTCGAACGTGTCTTTGCTGGCGTAGTTACTTTCTTCGAGAACGCTGTCGAGCACGTCGGAAAACAGCGAAAGCAGAAAATCGCGCGGTGAAAGTTTTTCCAATCGCGCGAGGCTTTCGGAATTATCGAACGGGTATCGATAAATTGCCGATTCGGCAGTTTCGCCGTTTTGCAATTTGTCGGCGGCTTCGACCGAAGAAAACACTTTCACCTTCATCATGCTGTCGAGGTCGCGGCGCGGGAAGCCCCGGCGCATCAGGTTGACGGCAGATGTTTTGAACTGCGCCAGATCGGTACCGAGAAAGTACGCCCTACGCGCGATGATGCGCTCTAGCAGTTCCATCAGGCGGCGCGTCAGGTTGCAGCGCGCATCGGCGATGATCTCGTGCAGTTCACGCTGGGTTTCCTCGTCGTCGCGAAACATATCCAGCGTTTCATACGACGTGCGGATCACAGCGAAATCGTTCAGTCCGTCTTCCAGACAGGGATAGGCGATGCCCAGAAGCAAGTCGTGGGGAATATCATCAACTGTATCGGCGTTTTGAATGGCGGAATCGGCAGGCACGAGCGCGTAAAACCGATTGTTCGTCGTCAGGCTCTTAATGAGCGCGACACGTTCGTGAGCCACGCCTGAGTCGGCAACGGGTTCGCCGTGTGGTTGGGCACCGTCGGGTTCGGTGGATAAAAGAGAATTCTCCGCCATAATCATCGCCTCAATGCCATCTTCTGCATTGCACAGTGTAAACGAAGTATCCGCCCTTTCTTCGCTTGAACGGCTTCGCCGTCTAACCTGGAATTCGACCGTACTTTCAGCCGCAAAAAAGGTTTAATAGCCGGTGTATTTACCGCTTTTGTTTTTCACAACTTTCGGCATATTGCGGTTGCGCCGCGCGTTGCGCACGTTAACGATAATGCACATAACAACCATCACCGCTACGATAATGAACAGCAGAATCAACAACGAATTTGTATTATTACTGCGAATTCCGGCCCACAGCTGTTGAATGGAAGTCATCTTTGCCACCTCGTTTATTTGGGTACCAGCGCTACCCAGAACGGCACGGTGAGCAGGCACAAAATGTATGATAGCAGACACGTCGCCGGAATAAGTTTCATCGCGAGTCGATTTTGCTGGCCGAACACTGCAAGAGCAATCGCCGGTGGCGACGCGAACTGCAGCATTATCAAAAGTGCCACGACGTAATCGCCCGCAAACCACCAGCGCACCGCGAAGTAGCCCAGAAACGGCACAACAACCAAACGCATCAACGTTGTTTCCAGGGCCGCGCGCTTGTGCGTCATTTTGCCGCGCACGTTTGCTGCGACCGAACCGCCGAGCGTGAGCGTCGCAAGCGGAACGGTTAAGTCGCCGATTTGCTGCACTGCTCCCGTCGAATTGGCATCGCCAAACAGAATCTTGACGGCGAACGTTGCATCAAAACTCCGCGCGTAATCGTGAAACAGCCCATAAATAACAAGCGAAGACACCGTGGCGACAAAAGGCGGCGTAATCCACGAGCGCACATTGAATTCGCGTTTGCCAAGCAGAAGATAGTTGCCTGCTGTCCACAGCGCTGCGTTGAACGGCACGATGACCATAAACAAAATCAGCGACGCGCGCCCGTAATCTTTGGCGGGCAGCAAGCTTTCCAGCATCGGCAAGACGAAGAAACCAGCATTTTGAAACCCGACGAGCATCGTCGCTTCTTCGCTGTTCCAACGCTGCGCGACGATTTTCCCCATCAGCAAACCGAACACGGTAATCGCGCCGCCGATGAGAACGAACTTCCACCAATCGGGAAATGTTTGCGGATCAAAGCGCGTGGCAATGCGGTAGAAAATCAGACACGGAAGCGTGAGAAACGAAACCAGATTGCCCATTGCCTGCAGTCCGCCTTGAGGCAGCAAGCCGCGCCGCACCAGAACGAAACCGGCTGTGCCAATTGCAAACACTTTCGCTGTTCCCAGCAACGCCACCCAGAACGACGGCCAGAACGCGACCCAATCGATAAAATGAAGACTCACGGCGGCGCAGTTTAGGCGAAGCCGGTACAGTCGAAATCCGGGTGCCCGCCTGCTGGCGGATACTTTTCTATGACTACTCTCCCTCGATTAATGCTGGTGACCCACAGCGGCGTAATGCGCCCCGATTTCGCGTTGTCACTCGAAGCGGCGCTGCGCGGCGGTGCACGCTTGGTTCAACTGCGCGAAACCGCGATGCAAGGCACCGCGATGCGAACCGAGATGATCGTCGCGGCTCGTTTGCTATGTCACCGTTTCGGCGCAACCTTGCTGCTCAATGGTGAAGCAAGTGAAGCGCGAGGTCTTGAAGCGGGCGGCGTTCACTGGCCGTCGCGCCTGATTCCCACCATCCGAGAACCATCGGAAGCCCCGAACTTTCTGCGCGGCGCTTCGGTGCATTCCGCGCAGGAAGCGTGGCGCGCGCGCACAGCAGGTGCCGACTATCTTGTGTTTGGCTCGGTCTGGGAAACCGAGTCGCATCCAGGAAGCAAAGGCACCGGCTTGAAAATGCTGCGCGAAACGTGCGAGCTTTCGTCGTTGCCGGTCTTTGCCATTGGCGGCGTGACGCCGGAGCGCGTGGCATTGTG is a genomic window containing:
- a CDS encoding DUF1559 domain-containing protein gives rise to the protein MSGRRGFTLIELLIVIAIIAILAAILFPVFARARENARRSSCASNLKQLGMGIRMYTDDADGIFPFFSTSGLPGYVSPQDLGDLAVAHGPSGWNRNDLKWSHLIYPYVKSVQVYVCPNTGNARALGRNVSYGYNYHYLSYSRSAADGGPYYARDSAIEFPAEMVAIADSDGTGTTEPYLSAADGNSPGVKLNHGYSLDPPTLPSPVAGSGAAARTPSTGGLRSRVSERHLGGANVAWADGHVKWMKRDLLEKDNTYWNGCKKTGADCG
- the thiO gene encoding glycine oxidase ThiO, with product MNFGENLDWGVVGGGIVGLACAWRLAQHGARVVLLERGKIGGEASFVAAGMLAAQCENAFHPPSQYADELFRFCLRSRALYPDFLAELQVASGLSLARERGICAVPSPQTTEPFARLQAQKACGLAVEKCEYGRNVAYWLPDEGAVDPREIVRALALAARSAGVAVFENSAVDWTNNELRANGNTVRCERVLICGGAWSSGLLGEVGAPDDWISPVAGLVLATRPAQRLHHVVYSSDVYLVPRADGRVIIGATSEDWGFDKHVSLAAARRLMNSAARLMPELEEAPIEEMIIGLRPVSRDGLPFIGPISERVYVAAGHGRNGVLLAPATATLVGEAASGGNWNAAFSPERILCASH
- the thiS gene encoding sulfur carrier protein ThiS, yielding MRITLNGEPHETAARTLDDLAREQNAPARGVAIAYNGAVVRRADWPQKLLAEDDRIEIIRAVQGG
- a CDS encoding thiazole synthase, with translation MNNKPLIIAGREFTSRLWIGTGKGVAYPLMRECIAASGTELVTVAIRRIPSDEPAGETLLDSLQNVALLPNTAMCYSVKDAVLTAQLAREALETNWVKLEVIGDEKTLFPDNEGLLEAAKILVADGFVVLPYCIDDPVVCRKLADIGCAAVMPLAAPIGSGLGLRNTTNLQIIIENSSVPVIVDAGVGTASDAAVAMELGADGVLMQTAIYGAREPVKMARAMNLAVEAGRLAFEAGRIPKKLYATASSPVEGVIAA
- a CDS encoding AEC family transporter, whose translation is MSLHFIDWVAFWPSFWVALLGTAKVFAIGTAGFVLVRRGLLPQGGLQAMGNLVSFLTLPCLIFYRIATRFDPQTFPDWWKFVLIGGAITVFGLLMGKIVAQRWNSEEATMLVGFQNAGFFVLPMLESLLPAKDYGRASLILFMVIVPFNAALWTAGNYLLLGKREFNVRSWITPPFVATVSSLVIYGLFHDYARSFDATFAVKILFGDANSTGAVQQIGDLTVPLATLTLGGSVAANVRGKMTHKRAALETTLMRLVVVPFLGYFAVRWWFAGDYVVALLIMLQFASPPAIALAVFGQQNRLAMKLIPATCLLSYILCLLTVPFWVALVPK
- a CDS encoding thiamine phosphate synthase; amino-acid sequence: MTTLPRLMLVTHSGVMRPDFALSLEAALRGGARLVQLRETAMQGTAMRTEMIVAARLLCHRFGATLLLNGEASEARGLEAGGVHWPSRLIPTIREPSEAPNFLRGASVHSAQEAWRARTAGADYLVFGSVWETESHPGSKGTGLKMLRETCELSSLPVFAIGGVTPERVALCREAGAWGVAVMRAAWQAPDVEDAVRKLVEAAEN